The genomic DNA TGTCGTAGAAGCGCTTGAAGTACATGGCGAGATCGTATACCCCCCCCCCTATCCTGTCAAATACCCAGGGGGGTATACTGTTCCCATGACCGCGACCGTCCCCGTGAGTGACCGTGAAGCCGAAAAGACCAAAATTCTCAACCGACTGCGCCGCCTGGAGGGACAGATTCGGGGTCTCCAGAAGATGGTGGAGGAGGAGAAAGGCTGCGTGGAGGTGATGAGCCTGTACGCCAGCGCCAAGAGTGCCTTCGAGTCCACCGGCGACGTGATCCTGGAAACCTACGTGGAAATGTGCCAGGCACGCGGGGAGAAGCCCGCTGACCTCGTGCGGCTGCTCAAGCTCGCCCGTTGAGGGACGCTCTCAACGTCCCGGAACTTCGCCGAATGCACATACCCCGAAGAAGTTAGGGCTCCCCTGGGGAATGCCATGAGCAGAGCCGCTGGAAAAAGGGGACGAACTTCGGGGTCAAATCGAAGAAGCGAACTCCTTGCGGGAGGTGGTGTGGGAAACCGTCAAGTTGTGGCGCAAGCACCACCTGACCTACGACCAGACCAAGCACGTCGTCGAGGACGCCAGGCGAGCCCTGGGGCTCGCCGCCCCCAAGGAGCGCAGGCGCACGGTGGACCGCCTCGACCGTGAGGAGATCGAGCGGCTGATCGAGGCGGCCTACCGACGGGCCAGTGGGTATGGGCTGATGGTCAAGACGCTGTTCTACACCGGGGCACGGGTCTCCGAGTTCGTCAACATCCGCGTGACGGACCTGCACTTGGCCTTGGACCGGTAATGCTCCAGGAAATCCTTCCAAAATCACCCGCCCCCTTGCGAGGGTCGGGCACACTGGAGGGAAAGTATGGGGAAGCAACGGAAAAACTGGCCGACGGACACCAAGGAGCAGATCGTCCTGGC from Deinococcus terrestris includes the following:
- a CDS encoding metal-sensitive transcriptional regulator — its product is MTATVPVSDREAEKTKILNRLRRLEGQIRGLQKMVEEEKGCVEVMSLYASAKSAFESTGDVILETYVEMCQARGEKPADLVRLLKLAR